A genome region from Scyliorhinus canicula chromosome 16, sScyCan1.1, whole genome shotgun sequence includes the following:
- the camta1a gene encoding calmodulin-binding transcription activator 1 isoform X6 gives MTSEVQDNQFRMSILERLEQMERRMSEMGSHQHHQQSGGGNGGGGGNSQAQCASRVASCSFENRVVLVCEKMMSRACWVKSKHLIHSKTFRGMTLLHLAAAQGYATLIQTLIKWRAKHADSIDLELEVDPLNVDHFSCTPLMWACALGHTEAAVVLYKWDHRALSIPDSLGRLPLTIARSRGHVKLAEYLEELQREDESQLPSLPQTPGMVCSPIAKSGSDGWIGQWNSGSNSSQEPQKNVSTSPPTDLRRPRSESLQCHGNDSQRDLPASKKHKLNTEHFHARQGKSSPPPLEQKITTKLSSSPKQPPPDPIDSKMERKSPRESSQHTSEFPLPLTSGCRNVGNQTSPKWSQKEIYVSVAAQTTTGQPVVIRKVSGLNAGSIAHRIQQNQDISVLMLSEREMVDAELLSYKENEECFQHMDDLQANMMSLAEQIIEATPDRIKRENFIPMEFSLSERGDIPSVNTTLSWLASYLADVDHLPSLSQLRSLYSEPLTPPSNASQSPALSPNNEVNFEKPTLPSAADWSEFLSASTSEKMENEFAQLTLSDHEQRELYEAAKLVQTAFRKYKGRPFREQQEMAAAVIQRCYRKYKQLTWIALKYALYKKMTLAAILIQSKFRSYYEQKKFQQSRRAAVLIQQYYRSYKEYRTMRQKRRTAAMVQQKIRSSLLTKKQDQAARKIMRFLRRCRHSPLVDHRLYKRRTGRKENHICWSLRAEPLHTRRESERIEKGQGT, from the exons ACAACCAGTTCAGGATGTCCATCTTGGAGCGCCTGGAACAAATGGAAAGGCGGATGTCGGAGATGGGAtctcaccagcaccaccagcagtCTGGAGGGGGTAACGGAGGAGGGGGCGGCAACAGccaggcacag TGTGCATCCAGGGTGGCCAGCTGCTCCTTCGAGAACCGTGTGGTGCTGGTATGTGAGAAGATGATGAGTCGTGCCTGCTGGGTCAAATCCAAACACCTCATCCACTCCAAGACCTTCCGAGGAATGACCCTCCTGCATCTGGCAGCTGCCCAGGGCTATGCCACATTGATCCAGACCCTCATCAAATGGCG TGCAAAACATGCGGACAGTATTGATCTGGAACTGGAGGTAGATCCATTAAATGTTGATCATTTCTCCTGCACACCCCTG ATGTGGGCTTGTGCATTGGGGCACACTGAAGCAGCTGTTGTTCTGTATAAGTGGGACCACCGAGCTCTCTCCATCCCTGATTCACTGGGTCGTTTGCCCCTGACAATTGCCCGCTCGAGAGGGCATGTGAAGCTGGCAGAGTATCTGGAAGAACTACAGAGGGAAGACGAGTCACAGCTCCCCAGCCTTCCCCAAACGCCTGGAATGGTTTGCTCTCCCATTGCAAAGTCAGGAAGCGATGGCTGGATTGGGCAGTGGAACAGTGGCAGTAACAGCAGTCAGGAACCCCAGAAGAACGTCAGCACATCTCCTCCCACAG ATCTCAGACGGCCGAGATcggaatccctgcagtgccacGGAAATGACAGTCAGAGGGACCTCCCAGCTTCCAAGAAACACAAGCTAAACACAGAACACTTCCACGCCAGGCAAGGCAAATCATCTCCCCCGCCACTGGAGCAGAAAATCACCACCAAACTGAGCTCCAGCCCGAAGCAACCACCCCCTGATCCAATTGATTCCAAAATGGAGAGGAAGAGTCCCAGGGAATCGTCCCAACATACCTCAGAATTCCCTCTGCCCCTCACTTCCGGATGCAGGAATGTCGGGAACCAGACGAGTCCAAAGTGGAGCCAGAAGGAGATTTATGTCAGTGTGGCAGCACAGACGACGACAGGGCAGCCTGTGGTTATAAGGAAGGTCTCAggtctcaacgccgggtccattGCTCACAGGATACAACAGAATCAGGACATCAGTGTTCTAATGTTATCAGAGAGGGAGATGGTAGATGCAGAATTGCTATCGTACAAGGAGAATGAGGAGTGTTTCCAACATATGGATGATTTGCAG GCTAATATGATGTCCTTGGCTGAACAGATCATCGAAGCAACACCAGACAGGATCAAACGGGAAAATTTCATCCCGATGGAATTTTCATTGTCTGAGCGAGGGGacatccccagtgtgaacaccaCTTTGAGCTGGTTGGCCAGTTACCTGGCAGATGTGGACCATTTACCCAGCTTATCACAGCTTCG GTCTTTGTACAGTGAGCCGCTGACCCCTCCCTCTAATGCAAGCCAAAGCCCCGCCTTGTCACCAAACAACGAGGTTAATTTTGAGAAACCCACTCTCCCGTCAGCAGCCGATTGGTCTGAGTTCCTGAGCGCGTCGACCAGCGAAAAGATGGAGAACGAATTTGCCCAGCTGACCTTGTCAGATCACGAGCAGAGAGAGCTGTACGAGGCTGCCAAGTTGGTGCAAACCGCCTTCCGGAAATACAAG GGACGTCCTTTCAGGGAACAACAGGAAATGGCCGCTGCTGTCATTCAGCGGTGCTATAGAAAATATAAACAG CTTACATGGATAGCCTTGAAG TATGCACTTTACAAAAAGATGACGCTGGCCGCCATCCTGATCCAGAGCAAGTTCCGCAGTTACTACGAACAGAAGAAATTCCAGCAGAGTCGGCGAGCAGCTGTCCTCATCCAGCAGTATTACCGCAGCTACAAGGAGTACAGAACGATGAGGCAGAAGCGAAGGACAGCTGCTATGGTCCAACAGAAAATCAG GAGCAGTCTGCTGACCAAGAAACAGGATCAAGCCGCACGGAAGATTATGAGATTTCTGCGCCGTTGTCGTCACAG